In a single window of the Acyrthosiphon pisum isolate AL4f chromosome X, pea_aphid_22Mar2018_4r6ur, whole genome shotgun sequence genome:
- the LOC103311966 gene encoding uncharacterized protein LOC103311966 has protein sequence MYTSPKLQPDIQIVLLRARLWTYVFMTDIKLMYRQIVVRPADIDYLRIFWRFSKNTTVQEYRLCTVTYGTSAAPYQALRTIQELAVVDGKLFPIAASILLNDTFVDDILTGANTEKDALEYQSQLIQLCSLAKFELRGWASNNSHILHAVPEEAQAMSPALLYNEKNECELKILGLKWDPRADVFSFDTKPSETDPTKRSVLSDIARVFDPLGLLSPITFWTKHVMQLLWTAGLKWDDKIPTDLAQLWTRYQSELKLIESISIPRRITVDEATTMQLHAFSDSSEKGYAAAVYLRTQTATSAYCHLVTGKSKVAPLKKSTIPRLELCGAVLAAKLLRFVADTYSKSLQIDELHAWTDSTTALAWIQSSPHRWATFVANRTSQIHELTSPDIWHRVPTQQNPVDCASRGLFPSELVDHPLWWTGPAFLVESPGNWPSVVPRSDNTGAHVSTEARKCTVLQIKTTCSITDVLHRFSSFDKILHIVAYCLRFSKSRPSAFTQIVNASERERALLGLVYSVQQTSYSEDISSLKNGLRCSPAIRKLDPFIDENGILRVGGSLTNADLPYSHKHPLLLPCQHRLTLLLIDYHHQRLKHPGCVSLQAHLQREFWIPSVRKIIRSRIRLCISCFRTRPRAVQPKMASLPSFRVQQVKPFAITGMDYAGPVTLKEARGRRSVPKTAYICLFVCTTTKALHLELSSDLSTECFLMAFTRFSARRGPIKELHSDCGTNFVGASRLLTPLHEFTHSKGFQDSVHHHLAKHQITWHFNPPASPHFGGLWEAGVKSAKSLILRSIGLHQLTSEEFLTLLTQIEATLNSRPLCAISNDPGDLEALTPSHFLTLEPSTSLPEPSLVNQPMSKYQRWRLIADLHRHFWTRWKNQYLSSLQLRRKWTEPGQELRIGELVLVKEATHPLRWWIGRIRKLHPGSDGTSRVATVETTSGPLTRPAVKLCPLPMS, from the coding sequence ATGTATACGAGTCCGAAACTTCAGCCCGACATTCAAATTGTTCTTCTTCGTGCACGGTTGTGGACATATGTATTCATGACAGACATCAAACTGATGTATCGGCAAATTGTGGTGCGGCCTGCTGATATAGATTACCTGCGAATTTTCTGGAGATTTTCGAAAAATACCACAGTGCAGGAATACCGTCTCTGTACGGTCACTTACGGCACATCAGCGGCACCTTATCAAGCTCTTCGTACAATTCAGGAATTGGCAGTCGTTGATGGAAAATTATTTCCCATCGCTGCGTCAATTCTCCTCAACGACACCTTCGTGGATGATATTCTCACTGGAGCTAACACCGAAAAGGATGCCCTTGAATATCAGTCACAACTTATACAATTGTGCTCATTAGCCAAGTTTGAGCTCCGAGGATGGGCCAGCAATAACAGTCATATCTTACACGCTGTTCCCGAAGAAGCTCAAGCGATGTCTCCAGCACTTCTgtacaatgaaaaaaatgaatgtgaattaaaaatacttggTTTGAAATGGGATCCGAGAGCTGACGTGTTTTCATTTGATACAAAACCATCGGAAACTGACCCGACAAAGCGGTCAGTTCTCTCTGACATTGCCAGAGTTTTCGATCCGTTAGGCTTGCTGTCTCCCATCACGTTCTGGACAAAACACGTCATGCAATTGCTTTGGACCGCTGGTCTCAAATGGGATGACAAAATACCCACAGATCTTGCTCAATTATGGACCCGATATCAATCAGAACTGAAATTGATCGAATCGATCTCTATCCCTCGTCGTATAACGGTTGACGAGGCAACCACAATGCAACTTCACGCTTTCTCGGATAGCTCAGAGAAAGGTTACGCGGCGGCAGTTTACCTTCGAACACAAACAGCTACTTCAGCTTATTGTCACCTTGTAACAGGTAAATCCAAAGTCGCACCTCTCAAGAAGTCTACTATCCCACGTCTTGAGCTGTGTGGAGCTGTATTAGCCGCCAAACTATTACGTTTCGTTGCTGATACTTACTCAAAGAGTCTTCAAATTGATGAGTTGCATGCTTGGACAGACTCAACAACTGCGTTAGCCTGGATACAATCCTCACCACATCGTTGGGCCACGTTCGTGGCAAATCGAACGAGCCAAATTCATGAACTCACCTCACCAGATATTTGGCATCGCGTCCCCACTCAGCAAAATCCGGTCGATTGTGCTTCCCGTGGCCTATTCCCGTCGGAACTTGTTGATCACCCGTTGTGGTGGACTGGCCCAGCGTTTCTGGTAGAATCACCGGGAAATTGGCCATCTGTTGTCCCTCGTTCAGACAACACAGGTGCTCATGTTTCCACTGAAGCTCGGAAATGTACTGTTCTCCAAATTAAGACTACATGCTCAATTACTGATGTTCTGCATCGTTTCTCGTCGTTCGATAAAATTCTTCACATTGTCGCCTACTGTCTTCGTTTCTCGAAATCACGTCCTTCTGCATTTACACAGATTGTTAATGCGAGTGAACGAGAACGAGCCTTGTTGGGTTTAGTGTATTCCGTCCAACAAACATCATATTCCGAAGACATATCCTCGTTAAAAAACGGATTGCGTTGCTCTCCTGCCATTCGGAAATTAGATCCTTTCATTGATGAAAATGGAATTCTTAGAGTGGGTGGGAGTCTCACGAATGCTGATCTCCCATACTCTCACAAACATCCACTTCTCTTGCCATGCCAACATCGATTAACGTTGTTACTCATTGACTATCATCATCAGCGACTGAAGCACCCCGGATGCGTCTCCCTTCAAGCGCATCTACAACGTGAATTTTGGATACCGTCTGTACGGAAGATTATTCGATCTCGGATACGGCTCTGTATCTCATGTTTCCGCACCAGGCCACGTGCAGTTCAGCCGAAGATGGCCAGTCTGCCGAGCTTTCGGGTGCAGCAAGTGAAACCGTTTGCAATAACCGGAATGGATTATGCTGGACCAGTCACGTTGAAGGAAGCACGTGGACGAAGATCGGTTCCAAAGACAGCATACATTTGCCTGTTTGTCTGTACCACAACAAAAGCGCTCCATTTAGAGCTAAGTTCGGATTTGTCCACAGAATGTTTTCTAATGGCTTTTACTCGATTCTCCGCCAGACGCGGACCCATCAAGGAATTACACAGCGACTGCGGGACCAATTTCGTCGGAGCGTCACGATTATTGACCCCCCTCCATGAATTCACTCATTCAAAAGGCTTTCAAGATAGTGTTCATCATCACCTTGCTAAACACCAAATCACTTGGCACTTCAATCCTCCCGCATCTCCCCATTTTGGGGGTTTGTGGGAAGCCGGAGTAAAATCCGCAAAGTCATTAATTCTTCGGTCTATTGGATTGCACCAATTGACGAGTGAGGAGTTTTTGACACTTCTCACTCAAATAGAGGCAACATTGAATTCTCGCCCATTGTGTGCTATCAGCAACGACCCAGGTGACTTAGAAGCATTGACGCCCAGTCATTTTTTGACTCTTGAACCTTCCACCTCGCTGCCAGAACCAAGCCTCGTCAATCAACCTATGTCAAAGTATCAGCGATGGCGCCTCATTGCTGATTTACATCGACACTTCTGGACCAGATGGAAGAACCAATACCTCAGTAGTCTTCAACTTCGTAGAAAATGGACGGAACCAGGTCAAGAATTACGCATTGGTGAGCTTGTCCTCGTGAAAGAAGCGACGCATCCTCTTCGTTGGTGGATTGGACGAATACGTAAACTCCATCCTGGCTCCGATGGAACTTCCAGAGTGGCCACTGTTGAAACTACTTCTGGACCGTTGACACGCCCAGCTGTCAAGCTCTGTCCACTCCCAATGTCTTGA